The DNA sequence GAGGGCGTACAGGGGGGCTTCCCAGGTGGGCCAGGTGAAGCGGAGGGGGGCGGCCCCAGGGAGGAGGAGGCGGACGCCCTCCACCGGGAGGGGTTCAGGGGCGTACCAGGCGAGGCGCTGACTGGGGTCGGCGAAGAGGAGCATCCCCCAGGGAAGGCGGAGCTCCAGGACCTCGCCCAGGGCATAGTCGGCGGTGGGGTCGCGGGCTTCCGGGGGGTCCTGGCCCGGGTGGAGGAGGCCGAGCTCGTAGGTCTTTCGGGGGAAGTCCCTCCCGTCCCGGCCTGTGCGCCTGCGGTTGGGCTCCAGCACGAAGGGGACGAAGGGCCCCTCCGTGGGCCGGGTGGGGCCTCGGAAGAGGAGGAACTCCGTCCCGGGCAGGCCGTGGCTGAGCTCCTGGAAGGGGTAGTAGCCCTTCTCCACGAGAAGCCTTCCCCCCTCCTGGCCCACCTCCAGCAGGAACTCCGCCCCGAACCCCTCCGCCACCGGCACCCCCCCGGGCACCGTGTCCAGGTAGAGCCTTAGGGGCAGGGGCCCCCGGTAGAGGAGCCAGAGGTACTCGGGGTCGGCCTTGGCCTTGAGGAAGCGGCCCTCCTCCCTCAGGAGGAAGGGGGTGTCCTCCCAGTCGTCCGCCTGCCCGTCCAGGCGGGGTGGGTCCTTGGCCGTGGCCGCCAGGAGGCCGTAGTTCTCCTCGGCGTCCAGGAGGTTGTGCCAGTAGGGGCTTCTTCCGGGGGCCTCCAGGTCCATGAAGAGCCAGTTCTGCTTGAACCACTCGTCCAAAAAGGCGAAGACCAGCCCCCCTGCCAGGCCCGCCTCCTCGATCTCCTTTAGGAGCCGCACCACCTCCTCCGCCTGGCCCAGCTCGGAGTGCCCCCCGTGGTGCCGCCCCTCGGGGTTGAGGTGGGCGATGCCCCGGCTGGTGGGCAGGCCGATCTCTCCGATGAGGATGGGCTGGTCCTTGTGGTGGGCCTTGAGGTCCAGGAGGTAGCCCAGGTAGCGGGAGGGGGCCTGGGCGTAGCCCGGGTCCAGGTTCATGAAGTCGGGGTAGTAGGGGTAGGCGTGGTAGTTGGCGAAGGTGGTCACGGGGCTTCCCGGTGTGGGGCGGACCTGGGCCATGTCCAGGGAGACCTCGTCGTTGTTGAATTCCCGCACCGTTTCCTCGGGGACCCTCTCCCCCCGGGCGCGGCGCAGGGCGGCCTCCTCCTCCCGGGTGCTCTCCGTGGGGTGGTGGAGGGGGTCCAGGGTGGGCCAGTTGCTCACCGAGAGGGGCCGGGCCGTTCCGTAGACCTCCCACTCGTACTGGGCGAGCCGGTCCAGGACCTCGGCCAGGTAGGCCTCAAAGGGGTTGGCCCCGGGGAGGGCCTCGAGGAACCGCCCTCGGTAGGCCTTCTGGGGGTGGCGCTCGTTGTAGGCCTTGACCGCGTGAGGTTCAAACTCCCGCCCCACCAGAAGGCCCAGGGTCCAGGGGCTCACGTCGGCGGTGTAGCTTCCAAAGGCGTGGCCCGGCCTAGGGGGGCGGTAGAGGTTCCCGTGGAGGGCGTCCAGCACGTCCCGCCCCTCCTCGAGGAAGCCCTCCAAAAAGGGGCCCTCAAAGGCGTGCGCCTCGTAGCCCAGCTCCTCCGGAAGCTCGGTCCAGACCCCCTGGAAGAGGTAGAGGGGGGTCTTGTGGGTCCGGTTGAGCCCGGCCAGGGCCCGGTAGAAGGCGGGGGGAAGGAGGGTGTAGGTGCGCACCGCGTTCGCCCCCATGGCGTGGATCAGCTCCAACCAGGCCCGGTAGAGGGTCTCCTCCTCGGGGAACTCGGCGGGGAAGCGGCCGGGAAGGGCCACCCCCAGGTTGACCCCCCGGACGAGGAGGGGGGTATTTCCCGCGAAGAACCGGCCCTCCCGGGCGAAGAAGCGCACCTCCGGGGGGCGCTTGCGCTCCTTGGGCCTTGGGGAGGGCGGGGGCGGGAGGCTTTGCAGCACCGGTTCCGCCTCCCGGTAGCCGAGCCTGAGGGCGTAGTCCAGGGCGCTTCTCGCCCCCTCCAGGTCCCCCAGGGCCCGGAGGACCAGGCCGAAGCCGTAGGCCGCCTCGCTCCCGCCCCGCTCCGTCCCCACCAGGCGGGCGAAGGCGAAGAGGGCCTCCTCGAGGCGGCCCAGCCGGTAGAGGGCGAAGCCCGAGAGGAGGAGGGCCTCCTCCGGGGGGTCGTACTGGGCCAGGTAGGGCTCGAGGCGGGCCAGGGCCCCGGCCAAATCCCCCTGGCCGTAGAGGAGGCGGGCCTCCTCCAGGGGGGAGGCCAGGGCCAGGCCCAGGAGGAGGGCGGCCCAGGGGGCGCACCGCCTCAAGACGTTCCAGAAAAGGGAGGTCACCGCGCCCTCCGGATGGCCTCCACCGCCTCCGGATTTTCCAGGCTGGACAGGTCCCCCGGGTCCTCGCCCAGGTAGACCTTCCGCACCACCCGGCGCATGATCTTGGCGTTCCGGGTCTTGGGCAGGTCGGGGACGAAGTGGACCCGCTCGGGACGGAGGGGCTTCCCCAGGGCCTCGGCCACCCGCTGGGCCACCTCCTCGGCGAGGGCAGGGCTTGGGGCGAAGCCCGGCTTGAGCACGGCGAAGAGGACGATGGCCTCCCCCTTGACCTCGTGGGGCACGCCGATGGCCGCCGCCTCCTTCACCGCGGGGTGGGCGAGGGCGGCCGTCTCCACCTCCGCCGGCCCCACCCGCTTGCCCGCCACCTTAAGGGTGTCGTCGGAGCGGCCCAGGATGAAGAAGTGCCCGTCCTCGTCCCAAAGGGCCAGGTCCCCGTGGACCCAGACCCCAGGGAAGCGGCCGAAGTAGGCCTCCAGGTAGCGGGCCTCGTCCCGCCAGAAGCCCTTGGTCATCCCCGGCCAGGGGTTGAGGACGGCGAGCTCCCCCACCTGGTTTCGCACCGGCTTGCCTTCCGCGTCCAAGACCGCCACCCGCATCCCCGGGGCGGGGGCGTTGAACCCCATGGGCTTGATGGGCCGGGTGAGGACGTTCCCCAAAATCCCCCCCGAGACCTCCGTCCCCCCCGAGTAGTTGACGATGGGCAGCCGCTCTTCCCCCACCACCCGGAAGAACCAGAGGTAGGGCTCGAGGTTCCAGGGCTCCCCGGTGGAGCCCAGGACCCGGAGGCTGGAGCGGTCAAACCGCCTCACCGCCTCCTCCCCGTGGGGGATGAGGGCCCGCACCAGGGTGGGGGAGAGGCCCAGGTGGGTGGCCCGGTGCCGCTCCACCAGCTCAAAGACCCGGCCCGGGTGCGGGAAGTCCGGCGCCCCCTCGTACAGGAGGACCGTGCCCCCCAGGGCGAGCCCCCCCAGGATGGCCCAGGGGCCCATCATCCAGCCCAGGTCGGTGAACCAGAAGAGCCGCTCTCCCGGCCTTAGGTCAAAGAAGAGGGCCAGGTCCAAGGCCGCCTTCAGGGGGAAGCCCGCGTGGTAGTGGACCGTCCCCTTGGGCCGGCCCGTGGTCCCCGAGGTGTAGATGAGCATGAAGGGGTCCATGCTCTCCATCTCCCGGGGATCGAGGCGCCCCTTTAGCGTCTGGAAGTCCACCTCGCCCGCCTCCAAAGGGAGGCCCAGCCGCCGGGCCACCACCAAAAGGGGGGTGCCGGACTGGGCCTTGGCCGCGCGGGCTTCCTCCAGAAGCTCCACCCGTCTTCCCCGCCTCAGGAAGCCGTCCTGGACGATCAGGGCCTTGGCCTCTGCGTCCTTTAGCCGAAGGGCTGCGGCCTCGGCCGCGTAGCCGGAGAAGATGGGGACGGCGATCCCCCCCAGGGCCGCCACCGCCAGGAGGCCAAGGGCGGCCTCGAGGCTCATGGGCATCCAGAGCCCCACCCGGTCCCCCGGCCCCACCCCGAGGGCAAAAAGCCCCCCCGCCACCCGCTCCACCTCGGCCTTCAGCTCCCCGTAGGTGAGGGCGCGCACCTGGCCGTCCTCGGTCTCGTGGATCAGGGCGAGGCGGTCCTCGGGGTGGCGGAGGGCGGCCTCCACCAGGTTGAGCCTCCCCCCGGTGAAGAAGCTCGGGAAGGGAAACCCCCCCTGGATGGCCTTCTCGTAGGGCTTGCGCCAGGGCCAGGCCAGGTGGTCCAGAAGGGTTCGGTAGAAGGCCTCCGGCTCCTCCACGCTGTAGCGGTGGAGGGCCTCGTAGTCGGGTAGGCCCAGGGCCGCCATGAGCCGCCCCAGGTGGCTTCCTTCCAGATAGGCTTCCGTGGGGTACCAGACGGGGTTCACAAGAACCACCTCCTTCTTCGGGGCTTTTCCTCTGGGGGAGGTTCCTTTTTTTGCGGGGAAGCGGCCAGGAGGTCCAGGAAGTCCTTAAGCGGCATCCGCTCCTTGGGGTCCTTGGCCAGGACCCTCCGCAGGCCCCGGTCCAGGGCCGGCTCCAGCCGGGTGGGGGGTGGAGGGCGGTGGAGGTGGGCCTCCAGGAGGGCCTCGTAGCTTTCCCCCCGGAAGGGCCTCTTCCCCGTCAGGAGCTCGTAGGCCAGGACGCCGAAGCTGTAGGCGTCCGAGAGGGGGGAGGGGTCCTGGCCCCGGAAGAGCTCGGGGGCCATGTAGTGGGGGCTTCCCACCGTCTCCCCGCCCCGCTCCCCCAGGGGGCGCACGGTGCCCAGGTCGCCCAGCTTGTAGACCCCGTTCTTCAGGAAGACGTTCGCCGGCTTCACGTCCTGGTGCAGAAAGCCCCGCTCGTGCAGGAAAAGGAGGGCCTGGCCCACCGAGAGGAGGGCCCGCCTGGCCTCCTCGAGGGGGAGGGGGCCCTTCTGGAGCCGGGCCTCCAGGTTTTCCGGGCAGTACTCCAGGGCCAAAAAGGCGTCCTCCCCGTAGGGCTTTCCGAAGAGCCCCCGCACCAGGTGGGGGTGGCGGAGGGTGAGGCTCAGGTTGACCTCCCGGGCGAAGCGCTCCCGGAGGGCGGGGTCTTGGCGCACCTCCTTCTTGGGAAGCTTCAGGGCCACCTCCTGGCCCCCGCCCTCGGCCAGGAAGACCTGGGCCGTCCGCCCCAGACCGATGAGCATCTTCAGGTGGAAGTCCTTTCGGGTCAAGGCCACGCGTCCTCCGAAGCCCTCCAGGGGGGACCGGGGTCGGGGGTATGCCCCTTTTCAGGGCCTGGATGGGGTGGCATTAGTCCAGGCGCAGGCTCTCCCCCGGGGCAAGGGCCACCCCCTCCACGCCCAGCGCCCCGGCCTCGCGGGCGAAGGCCGCCCCGTCCTGCTGGATGGGAGGGAAGGTGTTGTAGTGGATGGGCACCACCTTCTTGGGCCGGAGGAGTTCCAAGGCCTTCAGGGCGTCCTTGGGCCCCATGGTAAAGTGGTCCCCGATGGGCAGGAGGGCCAGGTCCAGGCCCAGCTCCCCGATGAGGCGCATGTCGGAGAAGAGGGCGGTGTCCCCCGCGTGGTAGATCCGCTTGCCCCCGAACTCCACCACCACCCCCATGGGCATTCCCCCGTAGGTGCCGTCGGGGAAGCTAGAGGAGTGCCAGGCGGGGGTCCACTTGAGCCAGCCGCCCTCAAACCGGTACGTCCCCCCAATGTTCATGGGAATGCTCTTCGCCCCATGCTTCTCCGCGTAGGTGGCGATCTCAAAGGTGGAGACCACCACCCCGCCCTTCTTGGAGAGGGCCACCGCGTCCCCGAAGTGGTCCCCGTGGGCGTGGGTGACCAGGATCAGGTCCGCCCGGACCTCCTCCACCCCCAGGGCGGCCCGGGGGTTTCCGGTCAGGAAGGGGTCTATCACGATCCGCGTCCGGCCGTCCGTCAGTAGAACCGCCGAGTGGCCGATGTACCTGACCTCCACCATAAAGGCCTCCTTTCCCCCTCACTATACCGGAAGCCCCCTGGGGTCACCCTTTTCTCCCGTTTCCTTCGCACGCATGACCCCGTCAAGGAGCTTGGAAAAGGCTTTACCGGGGCCCCCAGCTTGGCGCAAGCCAAGCTGGGGTGGTATCAGGGGACACACCCCCAGGCGGGGGGTTCGGGGAAGGGTTTTTCTGGACGGGGAATACCCTTTTCTCCCTTTCGCATACGTGGTTTCGTCTACGTGGTTTCGTCAGAGGGCTTGGGCAAGGCTTTGCCGGGGCCCCCATCCTGGCGCCAGCTAGGATGGGGTGGTTTACCGGGGCCCCCCGTCCCGGCTTGCGCTGGGACGGGGTGGCTTGAAGACCGAGGGCAGAGTATCCCTCTGCTACGGAAAAGAGAGGGCGGCCGCGGTAAACTGGCCCTTGTGGAGAGGGACGACCTCCTGGAAAAGCTCGGGCAGTACCTGGTCTGGCGGATCGGCAAGCCGGAGGACGAGGAGGTCCTGGTGGTGCGGGTGGGCCCCCCCTCGGCCCTTCCCCGCTTCGCAATGCGGCGCCTTTTGAACGTCTCCGACCGGGAGGCGGAGGCGCTTTGGAAGGCGGGCAAGGTGCGGGTGGAGTGGGTGGAGTGATGCTGGAGCGGAGCTTCGTCCTCACCCTGCCGGGCCGCCTGGCCGACCTCGAGCCGGAGCGCCTCCTCCAGGCCCCCCCCTTCCGCCGCGTGGAGCGGACGGGGGACCTCCTCAAGGGGGAGCTGGTGGCTGAGAACCTCCTCTTCGGTGAGGTGGCCCTGCCCTTCGCCAGCCGCCTCGAGGGGAGCCGCCTCCTCTCCCTCCCCCTCGAGCCCCCCTACGCGGAGCTCTTCGGTGAAGCGGAGGAGGGGGAGGCCCTGACCCTCCGCCTCACCCTCCGCCTCCACTTCCCCCCGGGGTCCAAGTGGGGGGGGCGGGCCTTCACAACCCTCGCGGAGAGGATCCTGGACCGGGCCCTGGAAAGGGCTTTGGCCCGCTACTCGGGCTGATACCCCATCCGGGCGCGGGGCCTGGCTGGGGTGGTATTCCCGGGGCCCCCATCCTTGCGCCAGCCAGGATGGGGTGGTGTTAGCCCACCACCTGGAAGACGGCGAACTTCAGGTACTGGGTCTCGGGCACGTTGAGCAGGACCGGGTGGTCAAAGGGCTGCCCCCCCTTGTGGACGAGGCGGAGGAGGCGGTGGGCGTCCTGGGCGGCCTCCTGGACCATTTGCATAAAGAGGGGCTCCGTCAGGTGGTGGCTGCAGCTGGCGGTGGCCAGGATGCCCCCCTCCCGGAGGAGCTTGATGGCCCGGAGGTTCACCTCCTTGTAGGCCCGGTAGGCCCGCTCCAGGTCCTGCTTCCGCTTGGCAAAGGCGGGGGGGTCTAGGACCACCAGGTCGTAGCTTTTGCCTGCTTTTTCCTCCTCCCGGAGGAAGTCAAAGGCGTTGGCCCGCACCGTCCGCACCCTCAGGTGCACCTCGTTCAGCCGGGCGTTCTCCTTGGCCCGCTCCAGGGCGTCCTCGGAGGAGTCCACCGCCACCACCTCCTGGAAGCCCAGGGCCAGATGGAGGGCGAAGGAGCCGTGGTAGCTGAAGACGTCCAGGGCCTTTTCCCCCGAGAAGCGCTCCATGTACACCCGGTTCTCCCGCTGGTCCAAAAAGGCCCCCGTCTTCTGGCCGGTGTACAGGTCCACCCAGTACCTCACCCGGCCCTCCTGGATGACCACGTGCTCGGGCACCGGACCGAAGAGGGGCTTCACCTCCAAGGGGAGGCCCTCCAGGGTCCGGACCTTCACGTCGCCACGCGCCAGTAGGCTTTTCAGGTGGGGCCTCAGGGCCTCGGCGATCCGGGGGAGGAGGGGCTCGAGGGCCCCGGCCGTGACCTGGACCACCCCGTGCCCCGCGTAGGCGTCCACCACCAGCCCGGGCAGGAGGTCCCCCTCCGCGTGGACCAGCCGGTACCCGCCCTCGGGGTCGGCCTCGAGGTGGGGAAGCCGCCTCTTAAGGGCCCGGTCCAGGTTCTCCAGAAGGGCCTCCACCGGGTCCGCGGCCGGCCGGAAGCGGAAGGCCCGCACCGTCAGGTCGCTCTTGGGGTTGTAGAGGGCCCAGGCTAAAAACCGCTTCCCCCAGTAGACGGGGAAGAGGCCCGCCTCCTCTGGTCCAGAGAGGACGTCCCGCCGGAAGACCCAAAGGTGACGGTTAAGAAGCCGCTCGGCCCCTCGCTCGTTGACCAAAACCTTCACCGTCTGAGTATACTTAAGCGGGGCTCGGTTGACACCCCCGGGGGCCCCAGGTATCATGTGCGGGGGTTGCGTTTGCGCATCTTTTCACGAAAGGAGGGAGCGTGGCAGGCCTGGGACTTATCAAGAGCCTTGCGGAGAAGGAGCGGGAGCTTCTGGCCCGCCTCGAGGCCGCCAAGGAGGAGGCGGCCCTTCTCCTGAAGAAGGCGGAGGAGGAGGCGGGCCTTATCCTCTCCAGGGCCGAGGAGGAGGCCAGGGCCCTGGAGGAGCGGTACAGGGCTGAGGAGAAGGCCAAGGCGGAGGCCATCCTGGCCGAGGCCAGGGTGCGGGCGGAGGAGGAGGCTAAGAGGATCAAGTCCGAGGCCGCCCCCCGGCTTTCCGCTTTGGTGGACGAGCTCATCCGGGAGGTCTTGCCGTGATCGCCCCCATGGAGAAGCTCCTGGTGGCCGCCCCCAAGGGCCTGGCCCGGGAGCTTCTTCGCGCCCTCCAGGAGGCGGGGGTGGTCCACCTGGAGACCCTCCGGGTGGAGGAGCTTTCCGAGTACCGCCTTTCCCCTGAGGAGCTGGCGGAGCTCCGGGGCTGGGAGGGGGTGCTGGCGGGCGCGGAGCACACCCTGAACCTGCTGGGCGAGGAGCCCCAGCCCTCCAGGCCCTTTCCCGAGGGCCTCGAGGCGGCCCAGAAGGCGCTCGCTCCCCTCCAGACCCAGGCCGAGGCCCTTTTGCGGGAGCGGCAGGAGCTGGAGGAGGACCTGGAGCAGGCCCGGCTCTTCTCCGAGGCCTTCACCCGCCTGGCGGAGATGGCCCACGGCCTGGACGAGAGCCCAAGGCTCCGCGTTTTGGGTTTCCTCCTGAGCGAGAAGGAGCTTCCCCGGGCCGAGGAGGCCCTGAGGGCCGCCCTGGAGGACCGGTTCCTCCTGGCCTCCGAGCCCCTGGGAGGACGGCTCGCCGTGGTGGTGGTCGTCCACCGAAACGATCTTGAGGAGGCTCGCCTGGCCCTTTCCCGCCAGGGGATCGCCGAGCTCAAGATCCCCCGGTACGCGGACCTTTCCCTCTCCCGCGTGGCCCGGGCCCTGCGGGAGATCCAAGAGAAGGCCCCCCGGGAGCTTTCCGAGGTGCGGGAGGCCCTCCTCAAGCTCAGGAGGGAGGCCACCCCCACCCTGAAGGCCCTCTGGACCCGGGCCAAGGACGAGGTGGCCCGGCTAAAGGCCCTTCAGGAGTTGGCCGCGGGCCGGTTCGGCCTCGCCCTCATGGGGTACCTGCCCCAGAAGGAGAAGCCCCGGGTGGAGGAGGCCCTGGCCCGCTTCAAGGACCGGCTGGTCTACGCCTTTGAGCCGGTGGACGAGCACCACGAGGCGGACCGGGTGCCCGTCACCCTGGACAACCCCCCCTGGGTCCGGCCGTTTGAGCTCCTCATCTCCTTCCTCAACACCCCCAGGTACGGCACCTACGACCCGAGCCGGGTCATCGCCCTCTTCTTCCCCTTCTGGTTCGGGATGATCGTGGGGGACATCGGCTACGCCCTGCTCTTCGCCCTGGTGGGCCGCTGGCTTTCCGGCTTCGTGCGCCGGGGCGAGCCTTTGGTCGTGGACCTCTTCGCCCTCCGGCTCAAGCCCGAGGTCATCGCCAAGCTCACCCAGATGCTCCGCTGGATGGTCTTCTGGAGCGTGGTCTGGGGGGTGGTCTACGGGGAGTTCTTCGGCACCCTTTTTGAGCACCTGGGGGTCTTCGGCACGCCGGAGCACCCGGGCCTGATCCCCATCCTCATCCACCGCATCAACACCGCCGAGACCGCCAACCTCCTCATCCTCATCTCGGTGGGCTTCGGGGTCCTTTTGGTCTTCTACGGCCTGGTCCTCCGGGCCTGGCTGGCCCTCAGGCACCACCACATGAAGCACTTCTGGGAGGGCCTGGGGTACCTGGGGGGGCTCACGGGGCTTTTGGCCCTGGCCTACGCCTATCTGGGCGGGGTGAGCGCTTCCTGGGTGAACCTCCTCATGCTCCTGGGGTTCGGCGTCTTCCTGGTCTCCGTCCTGGCCAGCCGGATGTGGCTCATGATCCCCGAGCTGCCCACACAGGCGGGGCACATCCTCTCCTACATCCGTATCTACGCGGTGGGGGCGGCGGGGGGCATTTTGGCCGGGCTTCTCACCGACCTTGGCTTCGCCCTGGCCGAGCGGCTGGGGCTTTTCGGGGTGGTGCTGGGCATCCTGGTGGCGGGGCTTCTGCACCTCATCATCCTGGTCCTCACCACCTTGGGGCACATGCTCCAGCCCATCCGTCTTCTCTGGGTGGAGTTCTTCACCAAGTTCGGTTTCTACGAAGAGAGCGGCCGGCCTTACAGGCCGTTCAAGAGCGTCCGCGAGGGCGCGTAAGGGAGGGAAAGAGATGAAGAAGCTAGGGGTTATCTTTGCGGTGATTCTCGGCGCGTTGGCTTTCGCGGCGGAGGAGGCGGCGGCCTCCGGCGGCTTGGACCGGGGGTTGATCGCCGTGGGCATGGGGCTCGCGGTGGGCCTCGCCGCCCTGGGCACCGGCGTGGCCCAGGCCCGGATCGGGGCCGCGGGCGTGGGCGCGGTGGCGGAGGACCGGGGGAACTTCGGTACCGCCCTCATCTTCCTCCTGCTTCCCGAGACGCTGGTCATCTTCGGCCTTCTCATCGCCTTCATCCTCAACGGCAAGCTCTGAGCCCGCTTCCGCGCCCCGCCCCCCTGGCGGGGGTGGGGCGGCTTTAAAGGAGGAACATGTCCAAGCTAGAGACGATTCTGGCCCAGGAGGTGGAGGCCGAGATCGGGCGCCTGAAGCAGGAGGCCGAGGCCAAGGCCCGCGCCTTGGTGGAGGAGGCCCAGACCAAGGCCAAGGCCCTCCTCGAGGCCAAGGAGCGCCAGCTCAAGGCCCAGCTGGCCCAGGGGGTGAAGCGGGCCGAGAGCGCCGCCGAACTCCTTCTGGCCACCGCCCGCACCCAGGCCAAGGGGGAGGTGCTGGCCGAGGCCCGGCGGCTCATGGAGGAGCGGCTTCTGGCCCTCCCCAAGGGCGAGGCCTGGCCGGAGGTCCTGCGCCGGCTGGCCGAGGAGGCCGTGGCGGCCCTTCCCGGGGCGGAGAAGGTGGTGGTGAACCCGGAGGACCTGCCCCACCTCGAGGCCTGGGCCCGGGAGAAGGGGCTGGGGCTGGAGGCGGACGCTGGCGTCCGGCTCGGGGTGCGGGTCCTTTCGGGCAGGAACCAGGTGGAGAACGCGCTCTTGGAGCGGCTGGACCGGGCCTGGGACCAGGTCTCCGCCCGGCTGGCCAAGGCGCTTTGGGGCTAGGTCATGGACGACTTCAGCTACCTGAACGCCCGGGTCCGGGCCCGCCGGGCGAGCCTCCTTCCTGAGGGGTTCTTCCAGGAGGCCCTGGACCTGAGCTTCCCCGACTTCCTGCGGGCCCTCTCCGAGACGGTCTATGGCCAGGAGCTCTCCGGACAGGACCTCGGCGCGGTGGACCGGGCGGTGACCCGGACCCAGGAGGAGCAGGTGGCCGACCTGGTGGACCTGGCGGGCGGGGAGGCGAAGGAGGCCCTGCGCCTCCTCTTCCTGAAGAACGACCTCACCAACCTCAAGGCCCTCCTCCGGGCCCAGGACAAGGAAGGGCTGGCCTTCCTGCCGGGGACGCTCAAGGAGGGGGTCCTTAAGGCCCTCCTCGAGGCCCCGGACCCTCAGGCCATGGCCCAGATCCTCTCCGTGCCCGGCCACCCCCTGGCCCAGGCCCTGCGGGAGGCGGTGCGGCGGGGCGGGGACCTGGAGGCCATCCTGGCTACCCTGGACCAGATCTTCTTTCAGGGGGCCAAGAAGGTGGCCCAGCGCCTGGGAGACCCGGTCCTCCAGACCTACCTGGCCCTGGAGATAGACGCCCTGAACCTGGCCCGGGCCTTCCAGGGCCAGGGCCGGGAGGCCCCCTTCGTCCCCGGGGGGCGGTACGTGGACAAGGTCCGCTTCACCCGGCTTCTGGAGGGGGACTACGCGGTTTTGGACGAGCTCTCCAAGACCCCGCTTTCCGGCCTTTCCGGGGTGCGGAGCTTGGCCGAGCTGGAGCGCCGCCTGCGCTGCGCCCTGCTGAAGGCGGCCAGGCGGGGGGCCTCCGATCCTTTGGGGGTGGGCCTGGCCCTTTCCTACGTGAAGGAGCGGGAGTGGGAGGGGCAGAGGATCCGCCTGCTCGCCCGCCGGGCCTACTTCGGCCTGCCCAAGGAGCGGGTGGAGGAGGAGGTGTTCTGCGCATGAAGCTCGCGGTCATCGCCGACCCCGAGGCCGCCATGGGCTTCCGGCTCGCCGGTTTCCTGGCCTACGGGGCCACCACCCCGGAGGAGGCCAGAAGGCACCTGGAGGAGCTGGTCCAGTCCCCGGACGTGGCCCTGGTGGCCGTGGACCAGGCCCTGCTTCCGGAGCCGGAGAAGGCGGTGGAGAGGCTGATGCGGGGCCGGGACCTGCCGGTCCTCCTGCCCATCTCCGGCCTCAAGGACGCCTTCCAGAACCCGGACGTGGAGGCCTACATGCGGGCCTTGGTCCGTCAGACCATCGGGTTTGACATCAAGCTATAATCCGCTTAGGAGGGAAAGAATGATCCAAGGGACCATCATGAAGATCGCGGGCCCCGCGGTCATCGCCAAGGGCATGACCGGGGCCCGGATGTACGACATCTGCAAGGTGGGCCACGAGGGCCTGGTGGGGGAGATCATCCGCCTGGACGGGGACACCGCCTTCGTCCAGGTCTACGAGGACACCTCCGGCCTCAAGGTGGGGGAGCCCGTGGTCTCCACCGGGCTTCCTTTGGCGGTGGAGCTGGGCCCGGGGATGCTGAACGGCATCTACGACGGCATCCAGCGCCCCCTCGAGCGCATCCGGGAGAGAACGGGGATCTACATCACCCGGGGGGTGGTGGTCCAGGCCCTGGACCGGGAGAAGAAGTGGGCCTGGACCCCCTTGGTCAAGCCCGGGGACGAGGTGCAGGGGGGGATGGTCCTGGGGACGGTCCCCGAGTTCAGCTTCACCCACAAGATCCTGGTGCCCCCGGACGTGAAGGGCCGGGTCAAGGAGGTGAAGCCCGCCGGGGAGTACACGGTGGAGGAGCCGGTGGTGGTCCTGGAGGACGGGACCGAGCTCCGGATGTACCACACCTGGCCCGTGCGCCGGGCCCGGCCCGCCAGGCGGAAGCTGGACCCCAACACCCCCTTCCTCACGGGGATGCGCATCCTGGACGTCCTCTTCCCCGTGGCCATGGGGGGGACGGCGGCCATCCCGGGGCCCTTCGGGAGCGGCAAGACCGTGACCCAGCAGTCCCTGGCCAAGTGGTCCAACGCGGACGTGGTGGTCTACGTGGGCTGCGGGGAGCGGGGCAACGAGATGACCGACGTCCTCGTGGAGTTCCCCGAGCTCACCGACCCCAAGACGGGGGGGCCCCTCATGCACCGCACCGTCCTCATCGCCAACACCTCCAACATGCCCGTGGCCGCCCGTGAGGCCAGCATCTACGTGGGGGTGACCATCGCCGAGTACTTCCGCGACCAGGGCTTCAGCGTGGCCCTCATGGCCGACTCCACCAGCCGCTGGGCGGAGGCGCTCCGGGAGATCTCCAGCCGCCTCGAGGAGATGCCCGCCGAGGAGGGCTACCCCCCCTACCTGGCCGCCCGCCTCGCCGCCTTCTACGAGCGGGCCGGTAAGGTGATCACCCTGGGCGGGGAGGAGGGGGCGGTGACCATCGTGGGGGCCGTCTCCCCTCCGGGCGGCGACATGTCCGAGCCCGTGACCCAGTCCACCCTGCGCATCGTGGGGGCCTTCTGGCGGCTGGACGCCTCTTTGGCCTTCCGCCGCCACTTCCCGGCCATC is a window from the Thermus filiformis genome containing:
- a CDS encoding DUF3809 family protein, whose translation is MLERSFVLTLPGRLADLEPERLLQAPPFRRVERTGDLLKGELVAENLLFGEVALPFASRLEGSRLLSLPLEPPYAELFGEAEEGEALTLRLTLRLHFPPGSKWGGRAFTTLAERILDRALERALARYSG
- a CDS encoding class I SAM-dependent rRNA methyltransferase, producing the protein MKVLVNERGAERLLNRHLWVFRRDVLSGPEEAGLFPVYWGKRFLAWALYNPKSDLTVRAFRFRPAADPVEALLENLDRALKRRLPHLEADPEGGYRLVHAEGDLLPGLVVDAYAGHGVVQVTAGALEPLLPRIAEALRPHLKSLLARGDVKVRTLEGLPLEVKPLFGPVPEHVVIQEGRVRYWVDLYTGQKTGAFLDQRENRVYMERFSGEKALDVFSYHGSFALHLALGFQEVVAVDSSEDALERAKENARLNEVHLRVRTVRANAFDFLREEEKAGKSYDLVVLDPPAFAKRKQDLERAYRAYKEVNLRAIKLLREGGILATASCSHHLTEPLFMQMVQEAAQDAHRLLRLVHKGGQPFDHPVLLNVPETQYLKFAVFQVVG
- a CDS encoding V-type ATPase subunit subunit G family protein; this encodes MAGLGLIKSLAEKERELLARLEAAKEEAALLLKKAEEEAGLILSRAEEEARALEERYRAEEKAKAEAILAEARVRAEEEAKRIKSEAAPRLSALVDELIREVLP
- a CDS encoding V-type ATP synthase subunit I, whose product is MIAPMEKLLVAAPKGLARELLRALQEAGVVHLETLRVEELSEYRLSPEELAELRGWEGVLAGAEHTLNLLGEEPQPSRPFPEGLEAAQKALAPLQTQAEALLRERQELEEDLEQARLFSEAFTRLAEMAHGLDESPRLRVLGFLLSEKELPRAEEALRAALEDRFLLASEPLGGRLAVVVVVHRNDLEEARLALSRQGIAELKIPRYADLSLSRVARALREIQEKAPRELSEVREALLKLRREATPTLKALWTRAKDEVARLKALQELAAGRFGLALMGYLPQKEKPRVEEALARFKDRLVYAFEPVDEHHEADRVPVTLDNPPWVRPFELLISFLNTPRYGTYDPSRVIALFFPFWFGMIVGDIGYALLFALVGRWLSGFVRRGEPLVVDLFALRLKPEVIAKLTQMLRWMVFWSVVWGVVYGEFFGTLFEHLGVFGTPEHPGLIPILIHRINTAETANLLILISVGFGVLLVFYGLVLRAWLALRHHHMKHFWEGLGYLGGLTGLLALAYAYLGGVSASWVNLLMLLGFGVFLVSVLASRMWLMIPELPTQAGHILSYIRIYAVGAAGGILAGLLTDLGFALAERLGLFGVVLGILVAGLLHLIILVLTTLGHMLQPIRLLWVEFFTKFGFYEESGRPYRPFKSVREGA
- a CDS encoding ATP synthase subunit K — its product is MKKLGVIFAVILGALAFAAEEAAASGGLDRGLIAVGMGLAVGLAALGTGVAQARIGAAGVGAVAEDRGNFGTALIFLLLPETLVIFGLLIAFILNGKL
- a CDS encoding V-type ATP synthase subunit E, with amino-acid sequence MSKLETILAQEVEAEIGRLKQEAEAKARALVEEAQTKAKALLEAKERQLKAQLAQGVKRAESAAELLLATARTQAKGEVLAEARRLMEERLLALPKGEAWPEVLRRLAEEAVAALPGAEKVVVNPEDLPHLEAWAREKGLGLEADAGVRLGVRVLSGRNQVENALLERLDRAWDQVSARLAKALWG
- a CDS encoding V-type ATPase subunit — encoded protein: MDDFSYLNARVRARRASLLPEGFFQEALDLSFPDFLRALSETVYGQELSGQDLGAVDRAVTRTQEEQVADLVDLAGGEAKEALRLLFLKNDLTNLKALLRAQDKEGLAFLPGTLKEGVLKALLEAPDPQAMAQILSVPGHPLAQALREAVRRGGDLEAILATLDQIFFQGAKKVAQRLGDPVLQTYLALEIDALNLARAFQGQGREAPFVPGGRYVDKVRFTRLLEGDYAVLDELSKTPLSGLSGVRSLAELERRLRCALLKAARRGASDPLGVGLALSYVKEREWEGQRIRLLARRAYFGLPKERVEEEVFCA